Proteins encoded by one window of Eremothecium cymbalariae DBVPG#7215 chromosome 1, complete sequence:
- the ALP1 gene encoding arginine permease ALP1 (similar to Ashbya gossypii AFR668W), with the protein MVENVELETYPAGKQHNDRSAESSESSDVLHHRKETKNEGIFINQENMSEVESLYGNDDPDVKRDLKPRHMSMISLGGTIGTGLFMGIASPIRVAGPVGSLLAYLFMGTIAFCVTQSLGEMATFIPVTSSFTMYTQRFLSPALGAANGYLYWFSWCVTFALELSIIGQLIQYWTFAVPLSVWIVVFWILLTASNMIPVRFYGEIEFWIAALKVLSIFGFLIYALVMVCGGSSEGALGFRYWKNPGPWGMGMISSNKYEARFLGWVSSLIKAAFTYQGTELVGITAGESKNPRKTVPKAINKVFFRILFFYILSLFFVGLLVPYTDPRLSTTSDSDINTSPFVMAIQNSGTKVLPSVFNGVILVTILSAGNSNIYIGSRVLYGLSKSGLAPSLFKKTNKQGVPFYAVLTSSIFGCLAYLNISQNAKKVFDWLLTITAVAGFFAWLLISLSHIRFMQVLKDRGISRNDLPFKAKFMPWGAYYAAFFITVIILIQGFDSFAPEFVFSEFIADYISVFLFIVCWLGFQVLFKTRLILRKEDVDIDTDRREIDALVWSDDDEPKTLLQKLWQSFS; encoded by the coding sequence ATGGTTGAGAATGTTGAATTGGAGACATATCCAGCGGGGAAGCAGCATAATGATCGTAGTGCAGAATCGTCTGAGAGTTCAGATGTGCTGCATCATCGTAAAGAGACGAAGAACGAGGGGATTTTCATAAACCAGGAGAATATGAGCGAGGTTGAATCGCTATACGGTAATGATGATCCGGATGTTAAGAGAGATTTGAAGCCAAGACACATGTCCATGATTTCCCTAGGAGGGACGATTGGTACAGGGTTGTTTATGGGTATTGCATCTCCTATCAGAGTGGCTGGTCCAGTCGGGTCTTTACTGGCGTACCTATTTATGGGTACAATTGCGTTCTGTGTGACACAATCTTTGGGAGAGATGGCGACGTTCATTCCGGTGACGTCGTCGTTCACTATGTATACACAGAGGTTTCTGTCCCCTGCGTTGGGGGCAGCTAACGGGTACTTGTACTGGTTTTCATGGTGTGTGACTTTTGCATTGGAGCTTTCTATCATTGGTCAGTTGATTCAGTATTGGACGTTTGCGGTGCCACTTTCAGTATGGATTGTcgttttttggattttattAACAGCCAGTAACATGATACCCGTTAGGTTCTATGGTGAGATTGAGTTTTGGATTGCTGCGCTTAAGGTGTTGTCTATCTTTGGCTTTTTGATATATGCTCTAGTAATGGTATGCGGTGGTTCCTCAGAAGGCGCGCTTGGTTTCCGTTACTGGAAGAACCCTGGTCCCTGGGGTATGGGGATGATCTCTAGCAATAAGTACGAGGCTAGGTTTTTGGGCTGGGTTTCTTCTCTTATTAAGGCGGCGTTTACCTACCAAGGAACCGAGCTAGTTGGGATTACTGCTGGTGAGTCGAAGAACCCCAGAAAGACCGTTCCAAAGGCCATCAACAAGGTatttttcagaattttgttcttttataTCTTGTCGTTGTTCTTTGTTGGTTTGTTGGTCCCATACACTGATCCGCGTTTGAGTACTACTTCGGATTCAGATATAAACACCTCTCCATTTGTCATGGCCATTCAGAACTCTGGCACAAAAGTATTGCCTAGTGTTTTCAACGGTGTGATTTTGGTCACCATTCTCTCCGCTGGCAATTCGAATATCTATATCGGCTCCCGTGTCTTATACGGGTTGAGTAAAAGCGGCTTGGCCCCATCTTTGTTCAAAAAAACTAATAAACAGGGTGTTCCTTTCTATGCCGTTTTGACTTCCTCGATATTTGGTTGTTTGGCATACTTGAACATCTCACAGAATGCCAAAAAGGTGTTTGATTGGCTATTGACCATCACTGCTGTGGCAGGATTCTTCGCTTGGTTGTTGATTTCCCTTTCTCATATTAGGTTCATGCAGGTGTTGAAAGATCGTGGCATCTCACGTAATGATTTGCCTTTCAAAGCAAAGTTTATGCCCTGGGGGGCCTACTATGCTGCATTTTTCATCACTGTAATTATCCTAATTCAGGGCTTCGATTCGTTTGCCCCCGAGTTCGTTTTTAGCGAATTCATCGCAGACTACATTTCtgttttcttgtttatAGTCTGCTGGTTAGGCTTTCAAGTTCTGTTCAAGACGAGGCTAATCCTCCGCAAAGAAGATGTAGACATCGACACAGAT